From a single Pseudomonas triticicola genomic region:
- the tauC gene encoding taurine ABC transporter permease TauC: MSSYDVSAAAVKTPSVSIPVRRSLSTRWISLLTLFGLLAIWWAVTATGLIEPLFLPPPSAVLQKGWLLATSGYMDSTLWQHLGASLSRIGLGLAFAILTAVPVGIAIGANRIARGVLDPLIEFYRPIPPLAYLPLIVIWCGIGELSKVLLIYLAIFAPIAIATATGVRTVDPAKLRAAQSLGATRAQLIRHVILPSALPDILTGVRIGLGVGWSTLVAAELIAATSGLGFMVQSAAQFLVTDVVVLGILVIALIAFAMEMGLRALQRRIVPWHGQAH, encoded by the coding sequence ATGAGCAGTTACGACGTTTCCGCTGCGGCGGTGAAAACACCTTCGGTGAGCATCCCGGTGCGTCGCAGCCTCAGCACTCGCTGGATCAGCCTGCTGACCCTGTTCGGCCTGCTGGCGATCTGGTGGGCGGTGACCGCTACCGGCCTGATCGAGCCGCTGTTCCTGCCGCCACCCTCCGCCGTCCTGCAAAAGGGCTGGTTGCTGGCGACATCCGGATACATGGATTCGACTTTGTGGCAGCACCTCGGTGCCAGCCTCAGCCGCATCGGTCTGGGTCTCGCTTTTGCCATTCTGACCGCCGTGCCGGTGGGCATTGCCATTGGTGCAAACCGCATCGCCCGTGGTGTGCTCGATCCGCTGATCGAGTTCTACCGCCCGATCCCGCCGCTGGCGTATCTGCCGCTGATCGTGATCTGGTGCGGCATCGGCGAGTTGTCGAAAGTGCTGCTGATCTATCTGGCGATTTTTGCGCCGATTGCCATCGCCACCGCGACGGGTGTGCGCACGGTTGATCCAGCAAAACTGCGCGCGGCGCAGTCATTGGGCGCGACGCGCGCGCAGTTGATTCGCCATGTGATTCTGCCCAGCGCCCTGCCGGACATTCTCACTGGCGTGCGCATTGGCCTGGGGGTTGGCTGGTCGACGTTGGTCGCCGCTGAACTGATCGCGGCCACCAGTGGCCTCGGCTTCATGGTGCAGTCGGCCGCGCAATTCCTGGTCACCGATGTGGTGGTGCTGGGGATTCTGGTCATCGCCCTGATCGCCTTTGCCATGGAAATGGGCCTGCGCGCATTGCAGCGCAGAATAGTGCCGTGGCACGGCCAGGCGCACTGA